Proteins encoded within one genomic window of Gemmatimonadaceae bacterium:
- a CDS encoding aminodeoxychorismate/anthranilate synthase component II, protein MILVIDNYDSFTYNLVQYLGELGADVVVRRNDAISVDDVGALAPSAIVLSPGPCTPKEAGITVDVIRRWGSSIPILGVCLGHQAIGEAYGGEVVLADRVMHGKTSQIEHDGTGVFAGLPSPMQVMRYHSLVVERASIPDVLEIVAVAKDDPTEVHAVKHREHPVYGVQFHPESVMTPDGKALLKNFLELAK, encoded by the coding sequence ATGATCCTCGTCATCGACAACTACGATTCCTTCACCTACAACCTCGTCCAATATCTGGGCGAGCTGGGCGCGGACGTCGTGGTGCGCCGCAACGACGCCATCTCGGTGGACGACGTCGGTGCGCTCGCGCCGTCGGCCATTGTCTTGTCGCCCGGCCCGTGCACGCCGAAAGAGGCGGGGATCACCGTCGACGTCATCCGGCGCTGGGGCAGCAGCATTCCGATCCTCGGCGTATGTCTCGGTCACCAGGCGATCGGCGAAGCGTATGGCGGCGAAGTGGTGCTGGCCGACCGCGTGATGCACGGCAAGACGTCGCAGATCGAGCACGACGGCACCGGCGTGTTCGCGGGGCTGCCGTCGCCGATGCAGGTGATGCGCTACCACTCGCTGGTGGTCGAGCGTGCAAGCATTCCCGACGTGCTCGAGATCGTGGCGGTCGCGAAGGATGATCCGACCGAAGTGCACGCGGTGAAGCATCGCGAGCATCCGGTGTACGGCGTGCAGTTTCACCCGGAGTCGGTGATGACGCCGGACGGGAAGGCGCTACTCAAGAATTTCCTGGAGCTCGCCAAGTGA
- a CDS encoding Uma2 family endonuclease produces MPNLKRQWTAAERDELPDDGNRYEIIDGELFVTPAPALRHQEAALTLYRALAEYLERNRVGHAFAAPADIVFSPRRAVQPDLLVLPLFNGRRPEHFDNVRRLLLAVEVLSPSTARADRVAKRTLFREEDVPEYWVVDLDARTFERSTPFEPRAEVLVERLEWLPEGASEPFVLDLVKYFEKVLDA; encoded by the coding sequence ATGCCCAATCTCAAGCGGCAATGGACGGCTGCCGAGCGCGACGAGCTGCCCGACGACGGCAATCGCTACGAGATCATCGATGGCGAGCTGTTCGTGACGCCGGCGCCGGCATTGAGGCATCAGGAAGCGGCGTTGACGCTGTACCGCGCGCTCGCGGAGTATCTCGAGCGCAATCGAGTGGGCCACGCGTTCGCCGCACCGGCTGACATCGTTTTTTCTCCGCGACGCGCGGTTCAGCCCGACCTATTGGTCCTGCCGCTCTTCAACGGCCGCCGGCCCGAGCATTTCGACAACGTGCGGCGCTTGCTGCTTGCCGTCGAAGTCTTGTCGCCGAGCACCGCGCGAGCCGATCGCGTCGCCAAGCGTACGCTGTTCCGCGAGGAAGACGTTCCCGAATACTGGGTCGTCGACCTGGACGCGCGCACGTTCGAGCGGTCGACACCGTTCGAGCCGCGCGCCGAGGTTCTCGTCGAACGGCTGGAGTGGCTGCCGGAGGGTGCGTCTGAGCCGTTCGTGCTGGATCTCGTCAAGTATTTCGAGAAGGTGCTGGACGCCTGA